The Coccinella septempunctata chromosome 6, icCocSept1.1, whole genome shotgun sequence genome segment TCTCAGGTGTATTCTTGATATGTCACTTGAGAGAGTAACTatcaaataataacaataacaataacaataacaataaatttATTCTCAGAATCCAGAATACAAAGAAATGAGAAACCGTCAAACAAAGAGAAAACTAGAATTACATTTCAAAATTCCTaaaatcatatttcaaaaactctaATACTGAATAAGGTTCAATATTGACGATCAAGTTGGTGAGTTTTTTCTTGAATCTTCTGAAATCCATTTTATCTAATATGGCTTTGGGGACACTATTATACAATCTGATACATACATATTTGGTGTTTCTTTCTGTTAGAGTCAGATTATGTTGTGGAAAGTGATAAGGAACTGTTCGCctggtattattattatttttggaatCTTCAAAGTAATGGGGATTTTTTCTGGTATAAAGAATACTCTCCATAATGAAGAGTCCGTAGAAAGTAAGAATTCCATTCCTTCTGAAATGGCCCCTACACGTTTCTCTATATTTTAATCCTATCATGGCTCTTGAAGCCGATTTCTGAAGTACAAATAATTTACTGGCATCAGAACTGCCACCCCAAATCACGATTCCATACCGAAGCAAAGAATCGAAACTTGCAAAGTATATGGACCTCAAAAGATTCACATCCACCCGTCGAGATAATACTCTTATCATGTAAAGAGCACTATTTAGTTTTTTACCAAGTTGTAGAACATGTTCACACCAATTCAATTGGTCGTCCACATGAACTCCCAAGAACTTTGTGGACTGTGCTATCTTAACTGATGTATTGTTGAAGTCTATTTTttccggaaaattcaatttggatCTATTAGTTTTAAACATGACGCActctgttttttcaatatttaaatttaGGTCATTCCCAATACACCAatttttaatcaattcgaaGACAACCTGCGTTCGCTCGATACCTGACTGGAGATCCCTATCTTTCACAAGAGCATTTGCGTCGACCACGAACAGCAAAATAGTGACAACATTAAGGACAAAAGATGATATAGCCGAAGGTAAATCATTTATAAATACTATAAAGAGAAGGGGCCCAAGAATACTACCCTGAGGTACACCCACATTCAGAATTTTGTCATTAGACGTGTGAACTCCAGCGCCAATGGTAACGGACACCCTTTGAGTTCTATTGCTCAAGTAACTACGTATCAACTTAAGCTGGCTGTCTCGAATACCATAGAGTTCCAATTTATTCAACAGTTTTATGTGATTTACGGAATCGAAGGCCTTAGACAGGTCGAGATAAAGTCCGATAGGCACCTCACTCTGTTCAAGTGCTTGAATAATTGTAGATGTTAATTCATAGAGAGCTGTGGTGGTGCTTCTACCGCTCAAGAAGCCATGTTGATTTGGCGAAAATATcctgaacttatgaaaaaaatttaataagcgGTTGACCAATACTTTTTCGAAAACTTTACTAAATGTTGTCAGCAAACTGATAGGACGGTAATTATGAACATCATTAACATCTCCTTTTTTATGAAGAGGTTTTATAACAGCCAGCTTAAGTGCCGATGGAAATAAACCTTCTGTAAAAGCTCTGTTGATAATGTTAGATAGAGGTTTAGCGATTATATGGATCGATTTCTTGATGACTGTGATAGGAATTTCATCATAACCACAGGAGTTTTTACTTTTCATTTTGGCTACAATATCCATCAATTCCGCCTCGGTGACAGGAAAGTATTTTAATAAAAAGATTTGTTATTTCGACTGTTACCAAATGTAATGTCCGATATATTTGAATTATTGGAATGCTCTGAACGTAAGCCTGCGAAATACTGACTGAATTCATTGACAAGTATTTGTGGGTCTCCAACATGACCAAAGACATCTTTGGACGTATTTTTACCGGTTAGTCTACTCAGTATGATCCAAGATGTTCTGCACTTATTTTTACttgttgaaattaattttctgaagtAGTCTTGATTCATTCTCTTCAATTCCCTATCATAACGATGTTTCACTTCTCTGTATTGACctttaaaatttgaattattttctgaCATTACAAATAAAGTATTCAATAATTCACGGAGTTTTTGAACCGGGGGTGTAATTGGAATATTAAATTTGTTGTAGTTTTTAACAGAAATAAATGGAAATGAGCCATCAAATATTCGTGTATATGTCTCATGGAATCTATTCCACAGAAGGTCCACACAAGTGACAGAATCAGTTGAAAAAATGTTCCAGTCCACTTGAGACAAGGACATCAGAAACACGTCAGTAGTAGACTCATTCATTAGGCGAATTTCTTTCTTGTTAATAACATCATCGAAAGATACAAAACTGAACAATTGCACTCTGTGATCAGAAATATGTTGTTCGAAAACACTTGCCGAAGTATCATTTTCGATATTGGTTATAATATTATCGATACATGTCGAAGATGTTGGTGTTACCATAGTAGGTTCGGTAATCATACATTTTGCATTGAAACCTTCAACAAGTGATATGAACCTCTCTGCTaacaaattttttgaaagaatATCGATGTTGAAGTCTCCAGTTATCACAAAAGAACATCGTTCCCTtgttaatttcataaaaatgtTATGCATCTTCTCAAAGAACGTATCTAAATCCAGTTTGTTAAAACAGCTGGGGCGATATATGCAAATGATAATTGTTTTTTTACTATCGATAAGACATTCAACTGCTGAACACTCGATTACAAATGGAACCGAAGACTTAAGATCGGATCGTTCTTTACAAGTGATCCCATTCCTACAATATATGGCGCAGCCGCCGTGTTTACCTGTTTCTCGCGTGAAAAAGGAAATTAAATTATAGTTCACAAATTTGTAGTTCAGAAGTTCATATTCACTTTTCCAATGTTCTGTGATCGTGACAAATGACACATCAAGTTCATTTATAAACAGTTCTAACTGATTGAAACAATTTCCTATCGAccagagacaacctgtctctGTTATCGACTGAACATTTTGATGAACGATGCTATAACGCCTCTTCATTCGTTGATTTTGctcttcatcagacgaaataAAAAAGGATTAAGTCTTACTCCTTCAGGCCAAATTTCAGGGTTCCTCAGGGCTTCAAAAAGATGATCAGGTACCATTATCTTGAATGAGGAATATTCCTCTGGTCTATTCGATTTCATTCTGGAACATTTTACATCCTTAATTCCATTTTTCTCGAGGTGACCAACAATGACACTCTCCTCCATATTCGGGTGCAAATTACATACATGTAAATATTTAAATTTAGGTGCTGATTTTATTGCTATGTTGTCATTTTTGCAAGTACCCAAAATGGGATTGCTACGATGACGTCTTTTTCGTTTTTCAACTACAGTAAAACCTTCGTTATCAGTTATTTTTGCTATCTTGTTGGCTGACTGAACATTGGAATGCAAAATTTGAGCTTCTGCACATTTCGAAGTCGATGTATTTTGTGCTATAGCTTCTTCCGGCTTCTTCCTTATTCACATCTTGTCTCTCCACATTGGACTTGGACTCAATGGAACCGGACACGCTATGTGACAATAATTTGTTACCTGAAATAATTTTAGTAGTTGCCGTTGTAGAATTGTCAACAACTACATCGGAAATTTTCTGTTTTCCTGCCAGGTCAGCATAAGACATCTCAGTATCGCTACCAATTTCAtttaataatttgatattttcatctTTCAGTGATATGACCTCCATTTTGAGGTTAAGTATTTCTGATCTCATTGAATCCAATATCGGCGAAATAGTTTCTTCAAGTATTTTCGTGATTAGACATCCCAATCCATCCATAGTTTTCTCACCGTTGCCGACAGACTTCATAACGTGAGTAATGGCTTCGTCAGACCAACATATACCACACAGCCATTTTTGGGAACCAGTAGATTTTTTCAGTTGTTCGAAAAGTTCTCCAGTAATATTCACACATCCCATGTGATATATATGTGCTTTATTATTTGAGCACGATATTGAGTCGTCATTTCGACTTATTGATTTTGCACACTTCAAACACGTAACCGCCATCTTTTTCACCGAAAACAAATTCTTATAGAACTATGCACAACTTGATTTTTCCAGATAACATGAGTGTCGAATATTGTATGAGAATACCTGATATGTTTAAAATCTTGAAAAAAGCTAGTACCGCTAAGTAATatggaaatagttatttaatcaactaggttattaatgaaagcgattaatgattgagatattttaatgttcgagatcattaatcgctcaattaataaacgagttgattacaagatttttccgtccacacattttgaattgaatgtgaattcttgtgtgcaaaaattttctatcgatacctacactccattcacatttattttagcagtcggttggccatgaaataattttctcaaatttttgtaacaagaacacagtaaggttggcactcatgaaatgtcgttaatgtcataacgccgttgccacaactaatatcaatttttattacggaaatgccgaaagtgattgaaaaaaaagaaacaggatttcaggaagtgctatttagaattcaggtccgctcattcaaataggtataccctgatattctaaaatccacagtaCGTCAGtaggtagcgaacatattcaatgtaagagaatttatatataatcttccatctgaatctaaacgacgagttttatgtttgagtgaattaatgcgaaaagtttactacaggattttcgatgaatgtcatcgtagaataagttcccgaaaattgatttttctatttttcatttgacttgtcctatacattgtaaatgtcttgaggtaccaataaatacctaattatttcatcttgacttgaaacttcctttaattcctattacttatattgatgcaagatgatttttgttgaagaatttaacattcttgtaattatctgttaattacttcgagatatacccattgccaacaactgcatcatatgcatttcatcttcgggttaatacttttgaaatctacaactgatgtaacgtattcaaacttaagccaaagaagattacgaacataaactctccttaagctagtgcatattatgatattatactgatctcatGTATTTTCCATGCTGATAACTGGATTtgttatgccttcaatcagtttgtataaacttctattatatgttcgtcacatattttccgaagatgttcgacattctgataaaatacgtaataacagaaacttttacgtagaacgggcaacatagcgttgatttaaaacccaaaaatgttttgacaagcgtcataaccccacattttcgtactatacagagtgaaatgtgtcaaatttccatggccaaccgactgctaaaataaaagtcaaTGGAGTATAGTCAATTTTGACAccttatatatttttatgttcatatcggaatgttgatatttatgcagccgatcgaacaattcgagaagtccatagagggcatattcgaattgtgacattttgaataaatcacattgatatcgttccctataatatctgttaaggaataaagaatgtgtggagctggtggaagctggagttgtagtacatatagatatcttgattactctttaaacatcataattttcctgcaacctccacaattcatttcttctcaattcacccgctaggtactacgaaaatcaatgcgacatacaaataaaataattattttggaagctgctgaataattctatgttcgattacccatgacaataatgcattaataggaaattaaacaataaaagggttcattaacagatAATTTAGTGAACCTTAAAcggtgctattattaagaggtcggcggaaaaaaattttaattttcatctCTCTCCTGATTGAAAATTTAGGCGACAGCATGTTTGTTGTAGAAGCCTTTGTAGTTGTCATCTTTGAATTTGGCTACAGGCGAATTTTGGTGATACGTCTCATATGAGCTATTTGCAGTTCAATCTTGATAACAATCTGTTACGTCGATCTTCAATTCGAAATACCTAAAACagttttaaaaaaacaaaatattttgatctttttatttttaatttcatcaaCATCAAGTCCacattttctcaaaatttcaacgatCCAATTCGCTCAACATCGATGGTGAAATTGCAGCCGAAAGGTCAGCTGGTGCATCGTTTGTCGCTGCACAAAATCCAAACTGCCCCACGTGACAAACAGCAGCTAGAAGTGGTATCACTGTTTTTATAACTTCACAGATTTTATCTAAAGCAATCGAAATTTTAGTGGCATGAGAACCCATCATGTTTCCAACTCTGCTTGCTGCTTTTCCGAAGTTGATGAGCTGACGTTTCTGAAATCAAGAAATTCAGATTTTGATGTCATAAAGGAGACTTTCTCATTAAGTTATGTTATTTCTGCTACGAAAAGTTGTGCTTGTCActtgaaaaaactcaatttaCCTCCACTACTCGTAGAGGGTGCATAAGTACTCCTCAATTCTatgaaaagttgcgtaatttAAAACGAAAACCGACCAATTTGAGCCTCATTATTTTTATACAATAGGTTGAAAAACCGGAATTGTTTTCCAAAAACTGAATTTCTTCCTTGGAAAAAGGTTTATTTCTGAGAACATTCGTTTGATCGAGGTGTACATAATTCAAACAGCCAtacaaaaatatacattttCGTCAATTAGCACAAGAAAAAATTGTGGAATGTCTTAACAAGTCTAATAACTGGTGCACGAATTAAAAGTCTTCCTCTTTTATCAATAACAGATTCGAATGTCGATGCATTAAGGGTGCGTTCCACTAGGCTCTCACAACTATCACGACCACGACCTCCCGAATAACCGTTCCACTAATGCCCGTGCTTCAAAACCGTATAGGCTAGTGGAACGGTACGTGAGCGACGGAGAATTCGTTTACAAAAATGACAAATAGCGAAATCTATACAATTATACTAATAAACAAACTTGGGATATCTGTGTCTAATTTTCGAATACCTGACTTTTTTGGGTTATTTAGAACTAAACCTAATCAAAactcttttaattttttgtctGTCTGTCTGAAAATCCTACAAGGAAGGCTTTGAACTACATTTTACTTTTCAAGTCCTCTCAATATCACCACCATCTTggaaaaagtgaatgaagtcAAGGAGATATATCCTATATCTCCTTGAATGAAGTAAAGAAAATTCGTCCTGCGAAGCTTGAGGGAATATGAACATATAAATTGTTTATGATTCTCCTCATAAAGTGATGaagaacctatattttcaaccAAACCTTCTTGGACAGACAGAAAAGGACATTTCCATGTGTAAATTCCGAAGATATCTGATGTCTATCATTATATCATCTGATATGATGTAATGTTATATCGAGccaattgaattaaaattagaAGGTTAAAATAAGTATGATCTCCTTATTTGTAAGATTTCTGCTGACAGCTTGTTGTTGAGTTAGAATGTTTTGAACTTCTTATGTCACAGTGTACCTtggttatatttttattgtatGTAATTATGATAGAGAATCCCTGTAATGTGCTGGGGTTTCTgataaatataaatgaaaaaaattactaaTATAATTTCGATTTCCTACAGCGTTGTCAATTATTCTCGAAGTAAGTATATGATGTATTTTTTGAATAGataattattattgatattttcctACCATTTCATCTCACATTTTTTTGTGGTTTACCTTTGTTAacaaatattcgaaattttaatttcaagttataCATAGTTATATTCTGATTACCATCCATCCAGGCTGGAGTTCTTCCTTGAGATCACTTTTTTCATTTGTTGAAGGCCACTGGGTAACTATCACATCGCTTTTTATTCCTCCTGTATTGACGAATGGTTGTGCAGGAACAGGAAAAGAACTAACCCCACCAAGGAGGAACATAAGTAGCACTAGCACTGAACACGCGATTATATTTTCCTTCACCATGATGGTAATCTATCAAGAGGTCTTCTCAAACTGATCGATTTGTGGAATTTATGATCGAATGCAAAATGTGGGTTGTTGATTACAAGGAAGTTTCCGGTGAATCTGTGATAGGAAATTATCGGACATTTCTTGCTGTATTAATTTGTACTTGTACTGGATGAACTG includes the following:
- the LOC123315360 gene encoding uncharacterized protein LOC123315360 yields the protein MVKENIIACSVLVLLMFLLGGVSSFPVPAQPFVNTGGIKSDVIVTQWPSTNEKSDLKEELQPGWMKRQLINFGKAASRVGNMMGSHATKISIALDKICEVIKTVIPLLAAVCHVGQFGFCAATNDAPADLSAAISPSMLSELDR